ACTCCAGCAACAAGACCACGGCCTGCGGCCGGAGTGCCAGGTCCGGTCCGGCGGGTCATTGCCTGCGGCAGCGAGCCTGGGGCAATGATCCGCAGCACGCGACTGGGAACAGCGCGTCAGGCCGGGGAGAACTTGGCAACGTACTCGTCGAAGGGCTCGATCCCGACTTCTGCTCGGAGTTCGTTCATGCGCTCGGGCTCTTCACAAGGCCACGGAATCGGTGCCCCGTCCTTCAGGCCGGCGATTTGAGTGCCGTAGACCTGCTTGCGTCCCTCGTTGACCAGCGTGCGGTCGCACAGGAAGGCCAGCTCGCGCGGGCTTGCCGCGCCCGCCGACACCGCCTGCTGCATCAGGTGGAGGGCGCGCCGCTGCACATCGAGTTGCCGGTCGGCGTGCTGGGCGATCAGCCAGGCTGCGCGTGCGGCCTCCTCACCGACCAGTTCTGCCGTGGGCCAGCCGTATTCGTCCATGATCTCGCCCAGCCGGTCACCGTGCCGGGCGGTCAGCCGCCGCCAGGCCAGCTGGTCGGCAGGGTCATCGCTGTTCGCGCGGACTGCGCACTGGTGATCGGCTGCAGCCATGTCCGCGAGCTCCACGGCCAGCGCGGCAACGTCGTGC
This region of Streptomyces ambofaciens ATCC 23877 genomic DNA includes:
- a CDS encoding DUF6624 domain-containing protein, with protein sequence MAHDVAALAVELADMAAADHQCAVRANSDDPADQLAWRRLTARHGDRLGEIMDEYGWPTAELVGEEAARAAWLIAQHADRQLDVQRRALHLMQQAVSAGAASPRELAFLCDRTLVNEGRKQVYGTQIAGLKDGAPIPWPCEEPERMNELRAEVGIEPFDEYVAKFSPA